The Paenibacillus beijingensis nucleotide sequence CAGATCGAAGATGAGCACAAGATGGAATAAAAGGGGGTTGGGCACGATTTCGTACTTAAATTCGCGATCGGATAACACCAACGCCCACTTACGGACAATACCGCAAGTGGGCGCTTTTTTTCGTTTATTCAAGACCAAACTGCGCTTTATTAACGAGTTCTCCGGATAGGAACATGAAATTGGCGTTTGCTCCGATCGAGCCTTCACCGTTATACATATAGACTACGGCGTCACCGCTCTCGGATAGTGCGTTTCCAGGACCGCCAACGATCTTTTTCACTTCCGAATAAGACATTCCAATTTTGACAGATTCATATTCTTCCAAACTAATGGTGGCGTTAGCATCATCGTCTCCCATCGCCTCAATCTCCTTTGACATTTCTTGATTTATCTCTTGCGATATCGTTTGAACCTCGGAATACTCTTCTGTATCGGGGAACTCATTCGAGAAAACGGTTATGTACGCCCGTGTCACGTCGGTATCGCCCTTTGCCTTATTTTCCTTGATTTTTTCAAGCATCTTTTTTGCGCTTAGCGAATTAGCCTTTTCGCTACTCAGTGCTTTATTTAGCTCGTTGATTTTGTTTGCATCACTTTCCGCAGCACGAAGCAGGTTTTGGTTTTTGGTCTGAAGTTCTTGAATTAGATCTTTATCTTCTTGACTACCACAACCGGTTAGCATGACAAGCAATGTCAATATTGCCGCAGTTCTAAAATTCCACACCTGAGTAATCCCTCCTCATACAAAATAATCCTAATTATACCAGATGTTACAATTGAACCGTATATAATAAGGAAGGAAAACGCCGGCTTGTTATCAGTCTTTCCTTTAACGTTCGTCTTACCCTTTCGTGGATCGCCCAACGCAAAAAAACCTCCCGCGGATTCTCCGCGAGAGGCTTCGTATGTAAAGCAGTTCAGGCGCTAATTAACGGCTAGACTGTTGCCCTTCCGTTGTGCCTGCCGAACATTCAACGTCCGACAAACGTTGATTTAACGGGCTTATTACGTGAAATGGCGTCCCAGAAGGGATTCGAACCCCCGACCGACGGCTTAGAAGGCCGTTGCTCTATCCAGCTGAGCTACTGGGACGTATAAAAAAGACAGAAACATTGAATATATTAGCACGCTCCGAACTGAAACGCAAGAGGTAACAACAATAAAATTTAAATATCTTTCAAACGCCATTCTATCCGCAATTGAAAAATTGGCTGCACTGGCATGCGCATTTTTTTCCAAAAACGGCCCCAAATCCATTTCAAGGCAATTATCGCCATAACAAGGGAAACAAAAAAAGCCCTGCATTTCAAGGCTTTCGTGAACTAAAAATCTTCGCTTCCCTTCCGAAGAGGTTATTCATTATGG carries:
- a CDS encoding DUF3862 domain-containing protein, with translation MWNFRTAAILTLLVMLTGCGSQEDKDLIQELQTKNQNLLRAAESDANKINELNKALSSEKANSLSAKKMLEKIKENKAKGDTDVTRAYITVFSNEFPDTEEYSEVQTISQEINQEMSKEIEAMGDDDANATISLEEYESVKIGMSYSEVKKIVGGPGNALSESGDAVVYMYNGEGSIGANANFMFLSGELVNKAQFGLE